A window of Bradyrhizobium sp. AZCC 1610 contains these coding sequences:
- a CDS encoding enoyl-CoA hydratase/isomerase family protein encodes MAEFVKIEKGLGPDGRIAVVRFDRGDGINALSPEALRQLTDAARSFEDDGATSVVVLTGGAKSFTAGFDLKDPEGRSRKSMDLGALRRHLKLGPRLTRAWQDMEQITIGAIEGFCVGGGVALAVALDFRVMARDAHMRVPEIGLGMNMSWQSVPRMLHLMGPARTKQAVILADQRISATEAYEWRLVEELADPGKAFDAAMALATKVAAQPPLSVAMTKLTVNRLAHVLDDLASHMDVDQFALASMTEDHKEGVAAFLERRKPRFKGR; translated from the coding sequence TTGGCTGAATTTGTAAAGATCGAAAAGGGTCTCGGGCCGGATGGCCGCATCGCGGTCGTGCGTTTCGACCGCGGCGACGGCATCAATGCGCTATCGCCGGAGGCGTTGCGCCAGCTCACGGACGCCGCCCGAAGCTTTGAGGATGACGGCGCGACCTCGGTCGTGGTGCTGACCGGCGGCGCCAAATCGTTCACCGCGGGTTTCGACCTGAAAGATCCGGAAGGCCGGTCCCGCAAGTCCATGGATCTCGGTGCACTGCGCCGGCACCTGAAACTTGGACCGCGGCTGACGCGGGCGTGGCAGGACATGGAGCAGATTACGATCGGCGCCATCGAGGGATTTTGCGTCGGCGGGGGCGTGGCTTTGGCGGTCGCGCTGGATTTCCGGGTGATGGCCAGAGACGCCCACATGCGCGTGCCCGAGATCGGGCTTGGCATGAACATGAGCTGGCAAAGCGTGCCGCGGATGCTGCATTTGATGGGACCGGCCCGCACCAAGCAGGCCGTGATCCTGGCCGACCAGCGCATCTCGGCCACCGAAGCTTACGAATGGCGTCTGGTGGAAGAGCTGGCCGATCCCGGCAAGGCCTTCGACGCCGCGATGGCGCTCGCCACCAAGGTCGCTGCGCAGCCGCCGCTGTCGGTAGCCATGACCAAGCTGACGGTTAACCGCCTGGCCCACGTGCTCGACGATCTCGCCAGTCACATGGACGTCGATCAGTTCGCGCTGGCGAGCATGACCGAGGATCACAAGGAAGGGGTCGCGGCGTTTCTGGAGAGGCGAAAACCGCGGTTTAAGGGGCGGTAG
- a CDS encoding Xaa-Pro peptidase family protein, translated as MQERVSRPTESRAIPFDTAKLDSLMEAAGLDILVATSKHNVQYLLDAERAIFFDYMDALGVSRYLPVVIYPKGAPDKAAYVGHRLETHQRAVAPLWVPQVRTEGNGSVDAVSLAAGLIKSAGVPMKRIGVEMPFLPMDAGKALSDALPDSEIKDALLVLERLRAVKSPAELAKLKKASELVIESMNEVIANHGPGTTKQQLFDALRIAEVKRGLTFEYCLLACGASHNRAPSADRWETGDVLSLDSGGNYHGYIGDLARMAVLGEPDSEIKNLLAEIEAIQRAAFAAVRPGAMGGEIYAAAEKLLAQSSQRDCTEFLAHGMGLVSHEAPRLTAKGPIPYDDPDARRPLEPGMVVSIETTMKHPVRGFIKLEDTVAVTPAGYEIFGEGSRGWNIGGIARAR; from the coding sequence ATGCAAGAGCGCGTCAGTCGCCCGACCGAATCTCGCGCCATTCCATTTGACACCGCCAAGCTCGATTCCCTTATGGAAGCGGCTGGACTCGATATCCTGGTCGCAACGTCCAAGCACAATGTCCAATACCTGCTCGACGCGGAGCGCGCGATCTTCTTCGACTACATGGACGCGCTCGGCGTCAGCCGGTACTTGCCGGTCGTGATCTATCCGAAGGGCGCGCCCGACAAGGCGGCCTATGTCGGGCACCGGCTGGAAACGCACCAGCGGGCCGTGGCGCCACTTTGGGTTCCGCAAGTCCGCACCGAGGGCAACGGCTCGGTGGATGCCGTTTCGCTGGCGGCAGGCCTGATCAAGAGCGCGGGCGTACCGATGAAGCGCATCGGCGTCGAAATGCCGTTTCTGCCGATGGATGCCGGCAAGGCCCTCTCGGACGCCCTGCCCGATAGCGAGATCAAGGATGCGCTGTTGGTGCTCGAGCGCCTGCGTGCCGTGAAGTCGCCGGCGGAGCTGGCCAAGCTGAAAAAGGCCTCGGAACTGGTGATCGAATCCATGAACGAGGTGATCGCAAATCACGGCCCGGGCACCACCAAGCAGCAGCTTTTCGACGCACTGAGGATCGCAGAGGTCAAGCGCGGATTGACTTTCGAGTATTGCCTGCTGGCCTGCGGCGCCAGCCACAACCGGGCGCCTTCCGCCGACCGCTGGGAGACTGGCGACGTGCTGTCGCTGGATTCCGGGGGCAACTATCACGGCTATATCGGCGATCTGGCGCGGATGGCAGTGCTGGGCGAACCGGACAGCGAGATCAAGAACCTGCTGGCGGAAATCGAAGCCATCCAGCGGGCCGCATTCGCTGCAGTTCGGCCAGGCGCGATGGGCGGCGAAATCTACGCCGCGGCCGAAAAGCTGCTGGCACAGTCCAGCCAGCGCGACTGCACCGAATTTCTGGCGCACGGCATGGGGCTGGTCAGCCATGAGGCCCCTCGCCTGACTGCCAAGGGTCCGATTCCCTACGACGACCCGGACGCGCGCCGACCATTGGAGCCCGGCATGGTGGTGTCAATCGAAACGACAATGAAACATCCCGTGCGCGGCTTCATCAAGCTGGAGGACACGGTTGCCGTGACACCAGCAGGCTACGAGATCTTCGGCGAAGGCAGCCGCGGTTGGAACATCGGCGGGATTGCACGGGCACGCTGA